One Streptomyces coeruleorubidus DNA segment encodes these proteins:
- a CDS encoding abortive phage infection protein — MDETKGIKQAKGISRAQFLAGTAAVGVAGAMGPAGAARATEARHGKGLRRRGVVYTVGAGETPGTAWNARRMRADVRAIRDDLHADTIDVTGDGVERLTATAAEAAERGLHIWLQPTLGDVPQRDILEHLAETGRFAERLRRQGAGVDLSVGCEFWLFVPGILPGETVLDRIRHLQNGTVDWPRMRRRLADFTAKAAKVGRSVFKGNLSYAAAQSIDDPDWNLFDIVGIDYYSYFPKRSEYVRELKQYLRWGKPLAITEFGTCAYVGAPESGGMGWDIVDYDKEPPEIKGNPVRSEWVQAAYVGELLDVFESMGLYAAMTFEFISADAPHRPDEPRLDLDLATYAITKVIKDRPDDPASGWHREPKEAFHAVARRYGAAGHRPGRQR, encoded by the coding sequence ATGGATGAGACCAAGGGGATCAAGCAGGCGAAGGGGATCAGCCGGGCGCAGTTCCTGGCCGGGACGGCGGCGGTGGGGGTCGCCGGGGCGATGGGACCGGCGGGAGCGGCCCGGGCGACGGAGGCCCGGCACGGCAAGGGGCTGCGGCGACGGGGCGTCGTCTACACGGTCGGAGCGGGGGAGACGCCGGGGACCGCGTGGAACGCCCGCCGGATGCGGGCCGATGTGCGGGCCATCCGTGACGACCTGCATGCCGACACCATCGACGTCACGGGGGACGGTGTCGAACGGCTCACCGCCACCGCCGCCGAGGCGGCCGAACGCGGGCTGCACATCTGGTTGCAGCCGACGCTCGGGGACGTCCCGCAGCGGGACATCCTGGAGCACCTGGCCGAGACCGGCCGGTTCGCGGAGCGGCTCCGCCGGCAGGGCGCCGGTGTCGACTTGAGCGTCGGCTGCGAGTTCTGGCTGTTCGTCCCCGGCATCCTGCCGGGCGAGACGGTCCTGGACCGTATCAGGCACCTGCAGAACGGCACGGTCGACTGGCCCCGGATGCGGCGCCGCCTCGCCGACTTCACGGCGAAGGCCGCCAAGGTCGGCCGCTCCGTCTTCAAGGGCAACCTCAGCTACGCCGCCGCCCAGAGCATCGACGACCCGGACTGGAACCTCTTCGACATCGTCGGCATCGACTACTACTCGTACTTCCCGAAGCGGTCCGAGTACGTCCGGGAGCTGAAGCAGTACCTGCGCTGGGGCAAGCCGCTCGCCATCACCGAGTTCGGCACCTGCGCCTACGTCGGTGCCCCCGAGAGCGGGGGCATGGGCTGGGACATCGTCGACTACGACAAGGAGCCGCCGGAGATCAAGGGCAACCCGGTCCGCAGCGAGTGGGTCCAGGCCGCCTACGTGGGCGAACTGCTGGACGTCTTCGAGTCGATGGGCCTGTACGCGGCCATGACCTTCGAGTTCATCAGCGCGGACGCCCCGCACCGCCCGGACGAGCCCCGTCTCGACCTCGACCTGGCGACGTACGCCATCACGAAGGTGATCAAGGACCGTCCGGACGACCCCGCCTCCGGCTGGCACCGGGAGCCGAAGGAGGCGTTCCACGCGGTGGCCCGCCGATACGGGGCGGCGGGCCACCGGCCCGGTCGACAGCGGTAG
- a CDS encoding protein-tyrosine phosphatase family protein: MTELWNESDAGVLRLPSGRLVRGRGLRHPLDPTAPTPSYGLYLLGKQPPEVPWEAGWLRWPDFRLPSDRTAARAVLARAWERAAGERVEIACGGGRGRTGTALACLAVLDGVPGEEAVAYVRRHYDRHAVETPWQRRYVRRFGKG; the protein is encoded by the coding sequence GTGACTGAGCTGTGGAACGAGAGCGACGCCGGCGTCCTGCGACTGCCCTCCGGCCGGCTGGTACGCGGCCGAGGCCTGCGCCACCCCCTGGATCCCACCGCGCCCACCCCCTCCTACGGCCTCTACCTGCTCGGCAAGCAGCCTCCCGAGGTCCCCTGGGAGGCCGGCTGGCTCCGCTGGCCCGACTTCCGCCTCCCGTCGGACCGGACGGCCGCCCGGGCGGTGCTGGCGCGCGCCTGGGAACGGGCCGCCGGGGAACGCGTGGAGATCGCCTGCGGCGGCGGCCGGGGCCGCACGGGCACGGCCCTGGCCTGCCTGGCGGTGCTGGACGGGGTGCCGGGGGAGGAGGCGGTGGCGTATGTGCGGCGGCACTACGACAGGCATGCGGTGGAAACGCCCTGGCAGCGGCGGTACGTACGCCGGTTCGGCAAGGGATGA
- a CDS encoding FadR/GntR family transcriptional regulator translates to MRRMSEEPRTSRIQRQVVQLILDRRLTAGAPLPTEAELMEDLGVSRNSVREALKALQALDIVEIRHGYGTYVGQASLTPLVDGLTFRTLARHDDDTGALAEILQVREVLEEGLIRRVAATVTEAELERLEGVVTRMESAGGTGRSFPELDREFHEILYASLGNALVPQLLGAFWTVFRRVSGARGWTDDPSPEITVRRHRDIVTALRARDVEGAQRAMAVHFRGIAARAAKESRGVG, encoded by the coding sequence ATGCGGCGCATGTCCGAGGAGCCCAGGACCAGCCGGATACAACGCCAGGTCGTGCAGCTCATCCTCGACCGCAGACTCACCGCCGGCGCGCCGCTGCCCACCGAGGCCGAACTCATGGAGGACCTCGGCGTCAGCCGCAACTCCGTCCGCGAGGCCCTCAAAGCCCTCCAGGCCCTCGACATCGTCGAGATCAGACACGGCTACGGCACCTACGTCGGCCAGGCCTCCCTCACCCCCCTCGTCGACGGCCTGACCTTCCGCACCCTGGCCCGGCACGACGACGACACCGGCGCCCTCGCCGAGATCCTCCAGGTCCGCGAGGTGCTGGAGGAAGGCCTGATCCGCCGGGTCGCCGCGACGGTCACCGAGGCGGAGCTGGAGAGACTGGAGGGCGTGGTGACCCGCATGGAGTCCGCGGGCGGCACGGGCCGCTCCTTCCCGGAACTCGACCGCGAGTTCCACGAGATCCTGTACGCCTCCCTCGGCAACGCGCTGGTGCCCCAGCTCCTCGGCGCGTTCTGGACGGTCTTCCGCCGGGTCTCCGGCGCCCGCGGCTGGACCGACGACCCGTCCCCCGAGATCACGGTCCGCCGCCACCGCGACATCGTCACCGCCCTGCGCGCCCGCGACGTGGAGGGCGCGCAGCGGGCGATGGCGGTGCACTTCCGGGGGATCGCGGCGCGGGCGGCCAAGGAGTCGCGGGGAGTGGGCTGA
- a CDS encoding ABC transporter substrate-binding protein encodes MRDVTHDVPALHRRSFLKYTGALGAAAAVSASLSACSSGPESTNDTGGGGSGANRTLTAVIGYGNDGSWDPTQTASAFCMAANNHIYEGLLDTDPISREPYAALATEVPKDPDSTSWKFALRAGAKFHDGKPVTADDVVFVFERILDPDTQTLAKGFFASWLKEVRKIDAQNVELVLKFPFPDGLSRLTLAKIMPKHVFSQPGAWDDAIKGKAIGSGPYRQTAHHPKSNTTFEAFDGYNGPRGPAFRKMNWLTIVDAAPRVAKISGSSAGAQIADNIPYANIAQLESSGLTVAGGAGMNNLFLMFNTKHKPFDDVRVRQALHYAIDTEKMVEVALKGHGKPSSSFLDESNPSYRRAKTVYDYDPDKAKALLKEAGVRGLSIDILAVNVSWIVDCLPTIKSSWDAIGVKTTLSPQETTAVFTKMDQKQDYQVVAAASNPNQFGLDADLIMHYNYGPENLWMQYTRWAGDPVAKALFKDMDRATREPDAEKKKAMVQDYIDVVAEQAVLYPVVHNELMTAWDPKQLSGIRAQPYPGINLLQAKWA; translated from the coding sequence GTGCGCGACGTGACCCACGACGTGCCGGCGCTGCACCGCCGGTCGTTCCTGAAGTACACCGGCGCGCTGGGCGCGGCCGCCGCCGTCTCCGCGTCGCTGTCGGCCTGTTCGTCCGGGCCGGAGTCCACCAACGACACCGGTGGCGGCGGCAGCGGGGCCAACCGGACGCTGACGGCGGTGATCGGCTACGGCAACGACGGCAGCTGGGACCCCACCCAGACGGCGTCCGCGTTCTGCATGGCCGCCAACAACCACATCTACGAGGGCCTGCTCGACACCGACCCGATCTCCCGTGAGCCGTACGCGGCCCTGGCGACCGAGGTGCCGAAGGACCCGGACAGCACGTCCTGGAAGTTCGCGCTGCGGGCGGGCGCGAAGTTCCACGACGGCAAGCCGGTCACCGCCGACGACGTGGTCTTCGTCTTCGAGCGGATCCTCGACCCGGACACCCAGACCCTCGCCAAGGGCTTCTTCGCGAGCTGGCTGAAGGAGGTCCGGAAGATCGACGCGCAGAACGTGGAGCTGGTGCTCAAGTTCCCCTTCCCGGACGGGCTTTCGCGGCTGACGCTCGCCAAGATCATGCCGAAGCACGTGTTCTCGCAGCCGGGCGCCTGGGACGACGCCATCAAGGGCAAGGCGATCGGCTCGGGTCCGTACCGGCAGACCGCTCACCACCCGAAGTCGAACACGACCTTCGAGGCGTTCGACGGCTACAACGGCCCACGGGGGCCCGCCTTCCGGAAGATGAACTGGCTGACGATCGTGGACGCGGCGCCCCGCGTCGCGAAGATCTCGGGGTCGAGCGCGGGCGCGCAGATCGCGGACAACATCCCGTACGCCAACATCGCGCAGTTGGAGAGCAGCGGGCTGACGGTCGCCGGCGGGGCCGGGATGAACAACCTGTTCCTGATGTTCAACACCAAGCACAAGCCCTTCGACGACGTGCGCGTGCGCCAGGCGCTGCACTACGCCATCGACACCGAGAAGATGGTGGAGGTCGCGCTCAAGGGCCACGGGAAGCCGTCGAGTTCCTTCCTCGACGAGAGCAACCCGTCCTACCGCCGGGCGAAGACCGTCTACGACTACGACCCCGACAAGGCGAAGGCGCTGCTGAAGGAGGCCGGGGTCAGGGGGCTGAGCATCGACATCCTCGCGGTGAACGTGAGCTGGATCGTCGACTGCCTGCCGACCATCAAGTCCTCCTGGGACGCGATCGGCGTGAAGACGACCCTGTCCCCGCAGGAGACCACGGCCGTGTTCACGAAGATGGACCAGAAGCAGGACTACCAGGTCGTCGCCGCCGCCTCGAACCCCAACCAGTTCGGCCTCGACGCCGACCTGATCATGCACTACAACTACGGGCCCGAGAACCTGTGGATGCAGTACACGCGGTGGGCCGGCGATCCCGTCGCCAAGGCGCTCTTCAAGGACATGGACCGGGCCACCCGGGAGCCGGATGCCGAGAAGAAGAAGGCGATGGTCCAGGACTACATCGACGTCGTCGCCGAACAGGCCGTGCTCTACCCGGTCGTCCACAACGAGCTGATGACGGCCTGGGACCCGAAGCAGCTCAGCGGGATAAGGGCACAGCCCTACCCCGGCATCAACCTCCTCCAGGCCAAGTGGGCCTAG
- a CDS encoding ABC transporter permease: MIAVVRILLRRIALLVPLMLGIVLFVFLVMRFSDVDPASAFFQGANPTPQQLHDFREEHGLLDPLPVRYVDFVADLLHGDMGTSALTRAPVIDQVTTALPLTLQLTFLGLGIAVVLSLVGGVTAAIYRDRLPDQIIRVVSLTGVAAPGFWLALLMIQYLAVDLGWFPTGGYINPADSFTGWLKTMTLPALALSLPVAAQLTRIVRTAVVEELDKDYVRTAIGSGLPPRVVVGRNVLRNALINPLTVLGLRVGYLLGGAVVIETIFSLPGMGKLMIDAVKNGDPAVVQGVVLTTAAGFVVVNLVIDVLYLLVNPRLRDATT, from the coding sequence GTGATCGCCGTCGTCCGTATCCTGCTCCGCCGCATCGCCCTGCTCGTGCCGCTGATGCTCGGCATCGTGCTGTTCGTGTTCCTGGTGATGCGGTTCTCGGACGTCGACCCGGCGTCCGCGTTCTTCCAGGGCGCCAACCCGACACCGCAGCAACTGCACGACTTCCGCGAGGAACACGGCCTGCTCGACCCGCTGCCCGTGCGCTACGTCGACTTCGTCGCCGACCTGCTGCACGGCGACATGGGCACCAGCGCGCTGACCCGGGCGCCGGTGATCGACCAGGTCACCACCGCGCTGCCGCTCACCCTTCAGCTGACCTTCCTGGGCCTGGGCATCGCGGTCGTGCTGTCCCTCGTGGGCGGCGTGACCGCGGCGATCTACCGGGACCGGCTGCCCGACCAGATCATCCGGGTCGTGTCGCTGACCGGTGTCGCGGCGCCCGGCTTCTGGCTGGCGCTGCTGATGATCCAGTACCTGGCGGTCGACCTGGGCTGGTTCCCGACCGGCGGCTACATCAACCCGGCCGACTCCTTCACCGGCTGGCTGAAGACCATGACGCTCCCCGCCCTCGCCCTCTCCCTTCCGGTGGCGGCGCAGCTGACCCGGATCGTGCGGACGGCCGTGGTGGAGGAGCTGGACAAGGACTACGTACGCACGGCGATCGGGAGCGGGCTGCCGCCGCGCGTGGTGGTCGGGCGGAACGTGCTGCGGAACGCGCTCATCAACCCGCTCACCGTGCTCGGACTGCGCGTCGGCTATCTGCTGGGCGGCGCGGTCGTCATCGAGACGATCTTCTCGCTGCCCGGCATGGGCAAGCTGATGATCGACGCGGTGAAGAACGGCGATCCGGCCGTCGTCCAGGGCGTCGTACTGACCACGGCGGCCGGGTTCGTCGTCGTGAACCTCGTCATCGACGTCCTGTACCTGCTGGTCAACCCGCGACTGAGGGATGCGACCACGTGA
- a CDS encoding dipeptide/oligopeptide/nickel ABC transporter permease/ATP-binding protein: MMSRKSLTEALSRPGVRLRGWRRLPLLSKAAVCFLAVVVLLAVLAPLLAPHDPLDQQPPVDGTGHPSAGHWMGQDSLGRDILSRLMYGARWSLAIGLGATGLALVAGALLGAVAATSRKAVDETLMRCLDVVMAFPGIALAAVLVAVFGGGITVLICAIAFLFTPPVARVVRANVLDQYGEDYVTAERVIGARTPHIVLKHVAINCAAPVLVFCTVQVAEAIVFEASLSFIGAGVRPPDPSWGSVIADGKNMVLTGGWWATVFPGLLMLVTVLSLNILSEGVSDAWAAPSAREVDVPEDDRLQAPEPGSGEVVQLPGLAQAARRLRARARQLSRDGQPVLAVENLAIGFDQRHGGVDIVDGISFEVHPGEVLGLVGESGCGKSLTALAIMGLQPKGARVGGQVRFNQRDLLAEPMRARRKLLGHEMAMIYQDALSSLNPAMTIRAQLKQVVRRGGRRSPAELLTMVGLDPERTLRSYPHELSGGQRQRVLIAMALSREPKLIVADEPTTALDVTVQAQVIELLLRLREELGFALILVSHDLALVADVTDRVAVMYGGQIVETGVTADLVEAPAHHYTRGLLGSVLSLESAQERMTQIKGVVPSPADFPAGCRFADRCPRASGICRTTAPDLTGTPSHTAACHHPAIELATTETEAVS; the protein is encoded by the coding sequence ATGATGTCCCGCAAGAGCCTCACCGAGGCGCTGTCCCGGCCCGGCGTGCGGCTGCGCGGCTGGCGCCGGCTGCCGTTGCTGTCGAAGGCCGCCGTCTGCTTCCTGGCGGTCGTCGTCCTGCTGGCGGTGCTCGCCCCGCTGCTCGCCCCGCACGACCCGCTCGACCAGCAGCCGCCCGTCGACGGCACCGGGCATCCGTCCGCCGGGCACTGGATGGGCCAGGACAGCCTCGGCCGTGACATCCTCAGCCGGCTGATGTACGGGGCGCGCTGGTCGCTCGCTATCGGGCTCGGCGCCACCGGGCTGGCGCTGGTGGCCGGGGCGCTGCTCGGGGCCGTCGCGGCCACCTCGCGCAAGGCGGTCGACGAGACGCTGATGCGCTGCCTGGACGTCGTCATGGCGTTCCCGGGCATCGCGCTCGCCGCCGTGCTGGTGGCGGTGTTCGGCGGGGGCATCACGGTGCTGATCTGCGCGATCGCGTTCCTGTTCACGCCGCCGGTGGCGCGTGTGGTGCGGGCGAACGTCCTCGACCAGTACGGCGAGGACTACGTGACGGCGGAACGGGTGATCGGTGCCCGGACACCGCACATCGTGCTGAAGCACGTGGCGATCAACTGCGCCGCGCCCGTGCTGGTGTTCTGCACGGTGCAGGTCGCCGAGGCGATCGTCTTCGAGGCGTCGCTGTCCTTCATCGGAGCGGGCGTGCGGCCGCCCGACCCGTCCTGGGGCAGTGTCATCGCGGACGGCAAGAACATGGTGCTGACCGGCGGCTGGTGGGCGACCGTGTTCCCGGGTCTGCTGATGCTGGTCACGGTGCTGTCGCTGAACATCTTGTCCGAGGGGGTGTCCGACGCGTGGGCGGCCCCCTCGGCGCGGGAGGTGGACGTACCCGAGGACGACCGGCTCCAGGCGCCGGAGCCCGGCAGCGGGGAGGTCGTGCAGCTGCCCGGTCTGGCACAGGCGGCGCGGCGGCTGCGGGCCCGGGCCCGTCAGCTGTCCCGGGACGGGCAGCCGGTGCTCGCGGTGGAGAACCTCGCCATCGGCTTCGACCAGCGGCACGGCGGCGTGGACATCGTGGACGGCATCAGCTTCGAGGTGCATCCCGGTGAGGTGCTGGGCCTGGTCGGCGAGTCGGGCTGCGGCAAGTCGCTGACCGCGCTGGCGATCATGGGCCTCCAGCCGAAGGGGGCGCGCGTCGGCGGCCAGGTCCGGTTCAACCAGCGGGACCTGCTCGCCGAGCCGATGCGCGCGCGCCGCAAACTCCTCGGCCACGAGATGGCGATGATCTACCAGGACGCCCTGTCGTCGCTGAACCCGGCGATGACGATCCGCGCGCAACTGAAGCAGGTCGTGCGGCGGGGCGGGCGGCGCAGTCCGGCCGAGCTGCTGACGATGGTCGGCCTCGACCCCGAGCGCACCCTGCGCAGCTACCCGCACGAGCTGTCCGGCGGGCAGCGGCAGCGCGTCCTGATCGCCATGGCCCTGTCCCGCGAACCGAAGCTGATCGTCGCCGACGAGCCGACGACCGCCCTCGACGTGACCGTGCAGGCCCAGGTCATAGAGCTGCTGCTGCGGCTGCGCGAGGAGCTGGGCTTCGCGCTGATCCTCGTCTCGCACGACCTGGCGCTGGTCGCGGACGTCACCGACCGGGTCGCGGTGATGTACGGCGGGCAGATCGTCGAGACGGGCGTGACCGCCGACCTGGTGGAGGCGCCGGCCCACCACTACACGCGCGGCCTGCTCGGCAGCGTGCTGTCGCTGGAGTCGGCGCAGGAGCGGATGACGCAGATCAAGGGGGTCGTGCCCTCCCCCGCCGACTTCCCGGCCGGATGCCGGTTCGCCGACCGGTGTCCACGGGCGAGCGGAATCTGCAGGACGACGGCACCGGACCTGACGGGCACCCCGAGCCATACGGCGGCCTGCCACCACCCGGCCATAGAGCTGGCGACCACCGAGACCGAGGCGGTGTCATGA
- a CDS encoding oligopeptide/dipeptide ABC transporter ATP-binding protein, translating to MNAQPAFVELSDAHVVHKARSGGLFTRDRVYALTGADLAIAAGETIGVVGESGCGKSTLAKVLVGVQRPTRGTVSFRGRDLWAMPPAERRRAVGASTGMIFQDPSTALNRRLTVRQILRDPLDVHDRGTKGQREDRVRELMSLVGLPRALADALPGQLSGGQRQRVAIARALALDPDLVVADEPTSALDVSVRAQILNLLLDLKERLGLALVFVSHDIQTVRRMSDRVITMYLGRIVEESPAALVTDRARHPYTRALFSATPGLLDPIEPIPLVGPVPSATRPPSGCPFRTRCWKADGTCAQAMPDFSVASAPAHRFRCHHPVQEDESTRDLVRRSDPMEAP from the coding sequence ATGAACGCACAGCCCGCCTTCGTGGAACTGTCCGACGCGCATGTGGTGCACAAGGCCCGCAGCGGCGGCCTGTTCACCCGCGACCGGGTGTACGCCCTGACCGGCGCCGACCTGGCGATCGCGGCCGGCGAGACCATCGGCGTGGTGGGCGAGTCGGGCTGCGGGAAGTCGACGCTGGCCAAGGTGCTGGTGGGGGTGCAGCGGCCGACGCGGGGGACGGTGTCGTTCCGGGGCCGCGACCTGTGGGCGATGCCGCCCGCGGAACGCCGCCGGGCCGTCGGCGCCAGCACCGGCATGATCTTCCAGGACCCGTCGACGGCCCTGAACCGCCGCCTGACCGTACGGCAGATCCTGCGGGACCCGCTGGACGTGCACGACCGGGGCACGAAAGGCCAACGCGAGGACAGAGTCCGGGAGTTGATGTCCCTGGTCGGTCTCCCCCGGGCCCTCGCCGACGCCCTGCCGGGCCAGCTGTCGGGCGGGCAGCGGCAGCGCGTCGCGATCGCCCGGGCGCTGGCCCTGGACCCGGACCTGGTCGTGGCGGACGAGCCGACGAGCGCCCTGGACGTGTCGGTCCGCGCCCAGATCCTCAACCTGCTGCTGGACCTGAAGGAACGCCTGGGCCTGGCCCTGGTGTTCGTCTCGCACGACATCCAGACGGTCCGGCGGATGAGCGACCGCGTGATCACCATGTACCTGGGCCGGATCGTGGAGGAGTCCCCGGCCGCCCTGGTCACCGACCGGGCCCGGCACCCCTACACCCGCGCCCTGTTCTCCGCCACGCCCGGCCTGCTCGACCCGATCGAACCGATCCCGCTGGTCGGTCCGGTCCCGTCGGCGACGCGCCCGCCGAGCGGCTGCCCGTTCCGCACGCGCTGCTGGAAGGCGGACGGGACGTGCGCGCAGGCGATGCCGGACTTCTCGGTCGCGTCGGCCCCCGCCCACCGCTTCCGCTGCCACCATCCTGTCCAGGAGGACGAGTCGACCCGCGACCTCGTCCGCCGGAGCGACCCGATGGAGGCCCCATGA
- a CDS encoding dihydrodipicolinate synthase family protein: MTITPLTGVIPPVCTPLTPDREVDVPSLLRLVDHLVAGGVHGLFVLGSTSEAAYLTDGQRRLVVESVAAHVGGQLPVLAGAIDMTTARVLDHVAAVTAAGADAVVVTAPFYARTHPAEIARHYRVVAAASPVPVIAYDIPAAVHTKLPADVVLELAADGVLAALKDSSGDLAAFRQVVTGARAHQGITGFSVLTGSELIVDAALAVGADGTVPGLGNVDPHGYARLDGLCRAGEWEEARAEQERLCALFGMVTVGDPARMGPGSSAIGAFKAALHLRGVIDCPATAQPQVPLSQDEVARVGKYLAAAGLL, encoded by the coding sequence ATGACGATCACCCCGCTGACCGGTGTCATCCCGCCCGTCTGCACGCCCCTGACACCGGACCGCGAGGTGGACGTCCCCTCGCTGCTCAGGCTGGTCGACCATCTGGTGGCCGGCGGGGTGCACGGCCTGTTCGTGCTCGGCTCGACCTCGGAGGCCGCGTATCTGACGGACGGGCAGCGCAGGCTGGTGGTCGAGTCGGTCGCGGCCCACGTGGGCGGGCAGCTCCCGGTGCTGGCCGGGGCGATCGACATGACGACGGCCCGGGTCCTGGACCATGTCGCGGCGGTGACGGCGGCGGGCGCGGACGCGGTCGTCGTCACCGCCCCGTTCTACGCCCGGACCCACCCGGCGGAGATCGCCCGCCACTACCGCGTGGTCGCCGCGGCGAGCCCGGTCCCGGTGATCGCCTACGACATCCCCGCCGCCGTCCACACGAAGCTGCCCGCGGACGTGGTCCTGGAGCTGGCCGCCGACGGTGTCCTGGCCGCGCTCAAGGACTCCAGCGGCGACCTGGCCGCCTTCCGCCAGGTCGTGACCGGGGCCAGGGCCCACCAGGGCATCACCGGCTTCAGCGTGCTGACCGGCTCCGAGCTGATCGTCGACGCGGCGCTCGCGGTCGGCGCGGACGGCACGGTGCCCGGCCTCGGCAACGTCGACCCGCACGGCTACGCCCGCCTGGACGGCCTGTGCCGCGCCGGGGAGTGGGAGGAGGCCCGGGCCGAACAGGAGCGGCTGTGCGCCCTGTTCGGCATGGTCACCGTCGGCGACCCGGCCCGCATGGGCCCCGGCTCCTCGGCGATCGGCGCCTTCAAGGCCGCGCTGCACCTGCGGGGCGTGATCGACTGCCCGGCGACGGCTCAGCCGCAGGTGCCGTTGTCGCAGGACGAGGTGGCGCGGGTCGGGAAGTACCTGGCGGCGGCGGGTCTGCTCTAG